Genomic DNA from Taurinivorans muris:
AAGCAGTGCGAATATCAGCGGAAAAGAGCCTGTTTCCGATTTCAGCGCCTTGGATGAGGAATTGTTAAAGCGGGTCAACGGTTATGTCAATTTACCGCCGAAACCGCAGGGGGGATTTGCTTCCACCATAATCAGCGTGCAGGGTGATAAGGAAATCAAAATATTGCGGCATGGGGCTGTTTCTCTTGAACAATTATCCGAACAAGGTTATAGGGCTATTTAGGTGCTGTTATGAAAAAATGTCCGATTTGCAAAAGTGATATTTCAAAATACGACAATCCTTATCCAACCGCTGATTGTATTATTTACGACGAGCAAAAAGGCATAGTGCTTATCGAAAGGAAAAATGAACCCCACGGTTTCGCTTTGCCCGGCGGTTTTGTGGAAACCGGAGAAAGCGTGGAACATGCCGCTGTCCGTGAGATGAAAGAAGAAACAGGACTTGATGTTGAGCTTATCGGCATTGTCGGGGTATATTCCAAGCCTGACCGTGACCCGCGTTTTCATACGCTTACTGTTACGTATGTGGCTAAAGCTAAAAATCCGGAGCAAATCATGGCGGGTGACGATGCTTCCAACGCCCATTTCAGAAAGCTTGAGGATATTCCGCACCTTTGTTTTGACCATGATACGGCAGTCGCCCATTTCAAAGAATATTTGCAGGGAAAAAGACCGCTGCTGCCTGTGGAATAACGGTATTTTTTGCTTTGGATTTTAAAGTGAAATCCCCTCAAAGCATGAAGTTTTGAGGGGATATTTTTATTTTCCGGCTAAAAAATTAACCGACTGTGTAGAAGTTGGCGGCAGGAGCTTTACATACCGGGCAGGCTTCAGTCATCGGGCCTTCATGGGTGTAGCCGCATACGGGGCAAATGTAGAAGTCTTTGTTTGAAAGTTCGTTGGCGGCAGCTTTTTGGTAAAGTTTTGCGTGAACTTCTTCAACAGCGTTGACAAATCCCATGTATTTAGCGACAGCGTTATTGCCTTCCGCTTCCGCGTCTTTGATCATTTCAGGATACATTTTTGTAAATTCATAGGTTTCACCGCTGATCGCGTCTTGAAGGTTAGCTGCGGTGTCACTGATTTTACCGGCATTGCGAAGGTGGGTATGGGCATGAATGGTTTCAGCTTCGGCAGCGGCGCGGAAAAGCTTGGCAACCATGGTAAGACCTTCTTTATCCGCTTGTTTCGCATAAGCAAGGTATTTACGGTTAGCTTGGGATTCACCGGCGAAAGCCGCCATTAAATTTTCTTGTGTTTTTGACATGATTTTTCTCCATATTTTGTTTCTTTGTTATTATCAGTAACAATTACTAATTAGCTTTTTTTCAGCGTTTTGTAAAGAAATTTTTTTAATTAAATAAGTTATTGATTATCAAGATGTTGCAGGTCAATTATTGCAATCTTTCCTTTTGCGGCATTGGTAAAAGCCTGAATAAAAGGTTCTGCGTTATTGCTTGGAAGATTGACGGTATACCGTATCGCTTCCAAAAAATCTTCCTGAATGATTTTCGCATCAAATAACGGCAAATGGTAGTGCAATAAATTGATATGCTCATATCCGCAGCTCAGCTGTATTTGACTATAAGGGATTTTGTCCGTGCACGGCAAAACTTCCAAGGCATGGGCGACCGAACCCTGATAGGCTTTCACAAGTCCGCCTGTACCAAGCTTTATTCCCCCGAAATACCGTGTCACCACCGCGACAATTTCACCAATATCGGAATGGAGAAGAATATTCAGCATGGGTTTTCCGGCTGTTCCGTGGGGTTCGCCATTGTCCGATTGCCCTATGCAGGCAGTGTCTTTTGGAGCGCCAACGGCGAAAGCATAGCAATTATGGGTTGCATCGGCAAATTCCTTGCAGATTTTATCGATAAAAATTTTTGCGCTTTCTTTTGAATTTGCATGTCCTATGCTTGTGATAAAGACGCTTTTTTTTATTTCTTCCTGTATTCTGAAACAATATTCGGAATTAAGAGGAAAAGGGCTTTTGTCATCAGAGAGTTTCAGATTCGGGATTTTATACAGTTCGCTTGCCATACCATAATCAAAGAAAAGCCCATTTCTGGGCTTTTGTT
This window encodes:
- a CDS encoding YigZ family protein, whose amino-acid sequence is MASELYKIPNLKLSDDKSPFPLNSEYCFRIQEEIKKSVFITSIGHANSKESAKIFIDKICKEFADATHNCYAFAVGAPKDTACIGQSDNGEPHGTAGKPMLNILLHSDIGEIVAVVTRYFGGIKLGTGGLVKAYQGSVAHALEVLPCTDKIPYSQIQLSCGYEHINLLHYHLPLFDAKIIQEDFLEAIRYTVNLPSNNAEPFIQAFTNAAKGKIAIIDLQHLDNQ
- a CDS encoding NUDIX hydrolase, with translation MKKCPICKSDISKYDNPYPTADCIIYDEQKGIVLIERKNEPHGFALPGGFVETGESVEHAAVREMKEETGLDVELIGIVGVYSKPDRDPRFHTLTVTYVAKAKNPEQIMAGDDASNAHFRKLEDIPHLCFDHDTAVAHFKEYLQGKRPLLPVE
- a CDS encoding rubrerythrin family protein, which codes for MSKTQENLMAAFAGESQANRKYLAYAKQADKEGLTMVAKLFRAAAEAETIHAHTHLRNAGKISDTAANLQDAISGETYEFTKMYPEMIKDAEAEGNNAVAKYMGFVNAVEEVHAKLYQKAAANELSNKDFYICPVCGYTHEGPMTEACPVCKAPAANFYTVG